The Cololabis saira isolate AMF1-May2022 chromosome 5, fColSai1.1, whole genome shotgun sequence genome segment GGGACGCCCCGCACCCGGCAGACCACGCCCACCGGCTCCCCGGGGTGCCGCTTACGCACCACCTGGAGGAGCACACGATAGCATGGACGTTAGCCGCTAACGCACCACCTGGAGGAGCACACGATAGCATGGACGTTAGCCACGGACGTTAACGTCAGAAATCAACAACAGACATTAGCGACTGATGTTAGCGGCAGACGTTAGCAACGGATGTTAGCCGCTTCCGCACCACCTGGAAGAGCAGACGTTAGCGTGGACGTTAGCGACAGATGTTAGCCGCTTACGCACCACCTGGAAGAGCAGACGTTAGCCGCGGACGTTAGCGACAGACGTTAGCAACGGATGTTAGCCGCTTACGCACCACCTGGAAGAGCAGACGTTAGCCACGGACGTTAGCGACGGACGTTAGCGTCAGAAATCAACAACAGACATTAGCGACTGATGTTAGCGGCAGACGTTAGCAACGGATGTTAGCCACTTACGCACCACCTGGAAGAGCAGACGTTAGCCACGGACGTTAGCGTCAGACGTTAGCAACGGATGTTAGCGGCGGACATTAGCGACTGACGTTAGCGACTGACGTTAGCGTCAGACATTAGCGTCAGACATTAGCAATGGACGTTAGTGACGGACGTTAGCGACAGACATTAGCCACGGACGTTAGCGTCAGACGTTAGCAACGGATGTTAGCGGTGGACGTTAGCGACTGACGTTAGCGACTGACGTTAGCGACTGACGTTAGCGACTGACGTTAGCGTCAGACATTAGCAATGGACGTTAGTGACAGACGTTAGTGACGGACGTTAGCCGCGGACGTTAGCGACAGACGTTAGCCACGGACGTTAGCGTCAGACGTTAGCAACGGATATTAGCGGCGGACGTTAGCGACTGACGTTAACGACTGACGTTAACGTCAGACATTAGCGTCAGACATTAGCAATGGACGTTAGCGACAGATGTTAGTGGCGGACGTTAGCGTCGGACGTTAGCGACGGACGTTAGCGTCAGAAATCAACGACAGACATTAGCGACTGATGTTAGCGGCGGACGTTAGCGTCAGACATTAGCGTCAGACCTTAGCAATGGACGTTAGCGACAGATGTTAGTGGCGGAAGTTAGCGACAAATGTTAGCGACATGTTGGCGACATTGCTAAAGATGCCAGCAGCGGGCGTTAGCCATAGACATTAGCAACAGATGTTAGCGACAGACATTAGCGACTGACGTTAGCGACAGACATTAGCCACAGATAGCGTCAGACGTTAGCGACAGACGTTAATATAGATGTTAGCGACAGACGTGGCCAAACGcaggagaaggggcggggctccgGCGAACTCAAGCGGCGGCTCCTACTAGCACCTTCGCGCCGCAGTCGGCGCCTCGGCTCACGCAGAAGCCCAGGAACACGGGGTCGGCCATCTTGACCAGGATGTTGTCCACGCAGTACACCTGCAGGAACTCCACCCCCTTCTCCTTCATGTCCTCCAGCACCTGGTGGTCCGCTAGCGCCTGGTACAGCCCGCCGTTCCCATCTGGAAGAGCGCGGAGCTAAGTAGCCGCCCCGTCGCGGCGGCGGGGGCGGTTCACGCGTTTCACCCAGACATaaatacgtagacgccccatcgagtgttcttgctgctgcagcgatacgtcaacgtcgccgccatattggatgttcaagactgtaaactaatacaagtaaatggacttattttcataaagcgtctttctacaaagaaatgtacgttttacgtctcatttattcattcacacatgcacttttttcctctttttttcctccttttccccctcttttttaattttttttcatcttttttcctttgttccttttttcattttttcctcttttttcctctttttttcatcttttttcccttttttcatctttttttccctctttttttctttcatcatctttttttttactcttttcctccttttttcccctctttttttcctatttttttcctcttttttccttattttcataaagcatctttctacaaagaaatgtacgttttacgtctcatttattcattcacacacgcaattttttcctctttttctttttttcccctcttttttcacttttttcctcttttttcctccctttttttcctcttttttctcattttttcttctttttttcctcatttttcctctttttctcctcatttttccttattttcataaagcgtctttctacaaagaaatgcacacacacccactaatatacttgggaaacagttagccaccaaatataatatatttaattttctcagatggcaaaaataagaactttattgatcccacataggagtaattcatgttctatcagctatagagaacaaggtagtgccgaaaaacaatatatatccccctcacaaaaataagaagaatagagaaacatattttctcatcaacaaaactaattaaaacattttcaaataacatatttgaaccatttttcagacaataaaataacatttgaaccattttttcagacaataaagtaactgaaaaaatcagaaaaatggttcaaatatgttattttgttacttgaaaattttaaaatatttttatgtaaactatgctttgttgatgagaaaattgagagaattactcctatgtgggattaataaagttattatttttgccatctgagaaaattaaatatattatatttggtgcctaactgtttcccaagtatattagtgcgtgtgtgaatgaataaatgagacgtaaaacatacatttcttattttgaaaataaggaaaaaagagtaaaaaaagagaaaaaatatgaaaaaagaaaaaaaagagggaaaaaagagaaaaagagaaaaaagggaaaagggaggaaaaaagagtaaaaaaaaagattataaaagaaaaaagaggggaaaaaaggaggaaaaaatgaaaaaagaggaaaaaaagatgaaaaaaggaacagaggaaaaaagaaaaaaagatgaaaaaagatgaaaaaagagaaaaaaaggaaaaaagaggaaaaagaagaaaaaatgaaaaaagaaaaaaaggaaaaaaagaaaaaagcggaaaaaagaggggaaaaaagagaaaaaaaagaggaaaaaagtgcatgtgtgaatgaataaatgagacgtaaaacgtacatttctttgtagaaagatgctttaggaaaataagtccatttacttgtattagtttacagtcttgaacatccaacatggcggcgtcggtgacgtacggctcagcgctggatggggcgtctacgtttatatgtctatgtttTTATGTCACCTACCTGGCGCCATGGCGACCTTCCCTTTCCCCTGCAGGAGCAGCTTCCCCTGCAGCGACACGGCCGGCAGCATCCGCTGCTCGAACATCACCACGTTAGCGGGCTCCAGGCCGAAGTAGCGGTTCTGCTGGAAGAAGCTCTCGGTGGCGGCTAGCGTGAAGTCGCTGGTCATGATGTACCTGGGGAGCCGGGGGTCAGAGTTCAGGGGCCCCAACGGTAGCAACACACGTTAGCGATGGACGTTGTTATAGACATTAGTATATATgttagtagggctggggatcaattcaaatatcaagaatcaattcgattccgattcttaagattcagaatcgatgatcaagatttgatttgatctgattccgatattgatttgggttagttttaataaaacagttttttgagctgttgcatgaatgatatgactgtagttctgcaacatattaatactagtattatattgagattcaacagcaagtattgcagctaatgatgctgtaaggaccaatcagctcccagaatgctgatagaactgaaacagaaacatcgtgtagaattaccaaacagatccagggaggaaacagagacggaggaaatctgttttagtttttcccatttatgaAAATTTGGCTttaagcattttatgcaaatgtaaccccaagacagtatataaagtaatgaaatatagacaatttatgaaattataactgaaaactttaatgttttcatacctttaaacatatttaaaggcaaaaacatgacaccagttattctcgtgtccaacaaaatattccttttttgtggataaacaaaaaaataccaaaaattgtaatgtaatgatgatttttttttttttttttttttttttttttaaatcgatctttagacatatgaatcgatttttaggatttaatatgagaatcgatttaaaatcggagaatcgatcttttcaacacaggcctatatgTTAGCAAGAGACGTTAGCGACGGTTGTTAGCTAGAGACGTTAGTGAAAGACGTTAGTATAGATGTTTCACTAAAGACGATAGCGACGGACATTAGCGACAGACGTTAGTATAGACAATAGCCACATGCGTTAGTATAGAGTCTATACCAGGGTTCTGCAACCCACAGCCCTAGAGCCGCATGGGgctctctagcgccgccctagtggctcctggagctttttcagaaatgtttgaccttttctttttcctttttcttttttctcttttctcttctttttttcctttcctttttaatctcgacatttcgacttttttctcgacatttcgactttttttatcaacatttcgacttttttcttgagattttacttcaacattaatctcgacatttcgacttttttctcgaaattttgacttttttctcacaattttgacttttttctcaacatttctacttttttcttgagattttacttcaacattaatctcgacatttcgacttttctctcgaaattttgacttttttctcaacatttcagcttttttcataaaattttgacttttttctcaacatttcgacttttttcatgaaatttttacttttttctcgacatttcgacttttttctcaagattgtacttcaacattaatcttgacatttcgacttttttctcgaaattttgacttttttctcatcattttgacttttttctcgacatttcgacttttttctcaagatttcgatttttttctcgaactgtataataaaaaaaaacatcttcccccagttgtaactaatatagaaacatgcagcatgtgttccttcattctaattctgatacaagacttttcattttttgcggctccagacatatttgttttttgtgtttttggtccaatatggatctaaaacattttgggttgctgatccctggtctATACTAGCGCATGTGGCTAACGTCTGTGGCTAACGTCTATACTATAGACGTTAGCCACAGACGTTAGCCACAAACATTAGCAACAGCCATTAGCTACAAACATTAGTATAGGCATTAGCCACAGACGTGAGCAACAGACGATGGTAATAGACGTTTTGCTAAAGATGTTAGCGACGGACATTAGTGACAGACGTTAGCCACAGATGTTAGCATAGACGTTGGGCACAGGCGTTAACCACATACATCAGCAAAGCGGCTAGCCCCCAGCGCTACACCATCCGTTAGCCCCCAGCTACAGCAGCAGCTAGCCCCCGGCAGCGCTACCCCCGCCCTCCTCACCAGGGAACTCTGCACCTGGACCCGGTCCTCTCCTCCGCTAGCTGCTGCACCCGGCGTAGCCGCTCCGCCTGGATCTGGTACAGGCTCTTGCCGCTAGGTAGCCCCACATCGTACATCCCTTTGGGGTACGAGACCCCCAGCCGGGTCCCCTGACCCCCGGCTAGCAGCAGGACGCCCACGCGGCCCTGGGAGATCTGCAGGAGGCCTGGAGGCCGGGGGGGTTAGCTGGAGGTTAGCTGGAGGTTAGCTGGAGGCTAGCTGGAGGAAGCTCTGTCACGTCCCAGTCATATCATCTGTTTTTAGCTTCGTAGCTAATGCCTGTGGCTAACATCTGAGGCTATCTGTCCTTACCATCTGTGGCTAACGTCTGTCGTTAATGTCTACCGCTAACTTCTGTTGCTAACGTATGTTGCTAATGTCTGTTGCTAAAAATCTGGCGCTAACGTCTTTAGCTTTTGTCTGTCGTTAATTTCTACTGCTAACCTTGGTAGCTATCTGTCTCTAATGTGTGTAGCTAATGTGTGTAGCTAACATCTGTGGCTAACGTGTGTGGCTGACGTCCGTCGTTAATGTCTACCGCTAACCTCCGTCTCTAACATCTGGCGCTAACATCTTTAGCTTACATCTGTCGTTAATGTCTACTGCTAACCTTGGTAGCTATCTGTCTCCAACGTGTGTAGCTAACGTCTGTGGCTAATGTCTCTTTAGCTCTCTAGCtaagtcactttttttttaaattgtgtgaCGTCATATTTCCCATAAATCCCCctaaaacaagtttaaaagaaaaaaacatttatcaccacggaccactagggggccgcgGACCCCGGCTTGGaaacactaataataataataataataataataataatatttataataatattattaataataatatgaatactattaataataacaataataataatattaataatagtaataatagtaataataatattattattaataataataacaataataataacaatattaataatagtaataataataataataataatacattttattcctagtgcagttttcattaaaaacagtgctacaagttaaaatcaacaatgaataaaatcaaACGGAAAAggctgttaatttttttttatgtgggtTTTTATTAAACACTCATTTAATAAATGATGAAGCGAAATAAGTTCACTGAAAACAAAGTTCTCCACTTCTCCCGTACCTTCCTCCTCCCAGCGGGACCGCTCGTCTCCGCTTCCCTCCCCGCCGCCGACGAGCTCCGGAGGGATGGGCTCCATGTCCCGGTCGGGGCTCCGGTCCAGGCCGGCCCCCGGGCTCCCCTCCccggccgccgccgccgccgcccggGCGGCGCCCTCGCAGTGCTCCCGCAGCCCGCGCAGGTCCAGCCCGCCCAGCTCCCGCAGGAAGGCGGCCCGCTCCTCCGCGCCGAGCTCCGGCCAGAACCGGAGGACGTGCGCCTGCCCGGCGGCCTCCAGGccccgctgcagctgctccaggGACGGCATGGACGGcatcgctgctgctgctgcctcgGTCGGAGCTCCGGAGAAACCCAGAAACACGGACAAACTCTCCCGGGGAAAAGGGGAAGTGGTGGCGCCGATACACGGGGCTTTACGGCCGGACGGCTTCAGGGACTTTCTGGGTTTATATATCACTGTCAGTCAAaactgaaattattattattattattattattattattattattattattattattattattattgataattataacaaatatattaattaattaacaattaatactaataataataagtattaataataataataataataataattattattattattattattattaattaattaattaaaataaatacataattaattaaaatgggaattaaatatataattcatGAATTAAATACAATtcgaattaaatatgtcattaattaattaaaatacaattcattttaagtaaaaaaaaaaactcagcatttaattaattaatatacagtatatcccTGTCAGTCAAAACTgaaacaattattattattgttattattattattattattaccaaaattaaataaatacataattccttaattaaaatgggaattaaatatataaatcattaattaaaatgggaattaaatatataattaattaaaatgggaattaaaatacataattcattaattaaaatgggaattaaatatataattcattaattaaatacaattcgaattaaatatgtcaattaattaaaatacaattcattttaagtaaaaaaaaattatttcagcatttaattaattaatgacacatttaattaattaattctgtatttatttatttaccgtCTGTGGCTAACATCTATTCTATACTAACATCTGTGGCTAGTTATTCGGTTAatcgttatttatttatttaattttggaacaaaaaatcctccataattattattaatattttattcTAATGAAATCATTATCAATAATCTTATTAAGacaagtcactaagaaatccagcgctgaggttgccagatctgacaggttccagcccaaacacgATGTAAAACCTGCCGAAATGATGAAAACCCAACATTCTCTATGTTCAAACTGTCAATTATTAAATtgtttgttaataaactctccTAAATAACTggtaaaaaaacaggaaaagcagcccaaatatatatgtTTCAGGCAAATTGAGCTAAAACGGGCCCaatctggcaacacagatttaggagATTCTTCTCACAATGAAGAAATAAACTTAGTAAAACTTAATAAAACGAAGACCCTTGGATCgagatttaagactttttaataccatttttcACTGAGAAATCCAGTTGTGAGGTCAATGTttccagatctgacaggtttcaGCCCAAACGGGATGTAAAACCCACAGAAattatgaaaaaccagcccgaatcaAACATTCTATGTTCAAACTGtcaattattaaattatttgtgAATAATTTCTCCTACATATTTAGAAAAACCAAGAAAAGCAGCATAAGTATATATTTTACggctgaaacttgcccaacctggcaacacagatttaggaaATTCTCctgaaaacaatgaaataaactttttttaatgattaagattctaaaattaagacccttggatcgagatttaagactttttaataccattttcaaactaaatttcggtcgaggttgccagatctggcagATTCCAGTCCAAAtataatatcagtgagtttattgtttacacgtttctacttttttaactttttggtgaatcatttctcctaaatatttagtaaatacCAGATTGGATTGAGATtgaagacaaattaagacatttaaaggatttatttGAGCAATAACATTGGAATTTCCGACTTTTCCCGACCCGGGTATTTGAATGCATCGTGACGTAAATGACGGTGTAGAAGCGCAACGTGATTTCTGAGCGGAGCAAAAGAAAAACCACAACCCGAGTCACGAGCAACTCTGCCGAGTCAgcggaacgaagactggacaggaaggacacacacacacacacacacacacacacacacacacacacacagacacacacacacacacacacacacacacacacacacacacacacacacacacacacacacacacacacacacacacacacacacacacaattaggGGGGAAAGAACAGTAAACTaactttattttactttttactatttaactttattttgaaaatgtcagattaaaaaaaaagattttaaaaccaATTATAAAATTgtaactttattttgaaaatatatcagattttctttaaatccattttaaaaccaaactataaattgtaactttattttgaaaatatcttaaaaaaatttaaatataattTGAAAATCAAACTCTAAAATTGcgactttattttgaaaatgtcagataaaaaaaacatttaaaaatcgaACCATAAAATTGTAACTATATTTTGAAAATATGTCAGATTTGTacaaaatacaattttaaaacgAAACCATGAATTgtaactttattttgaaaatatgttaacactttttaaaatataatttgAAAATCAAACTCTAAAATTgtaactttattttgaaaatgtatcagattttctttaaatccattttaaaaccaaactcTAAAATTgtaactttattttgaaaatatctgaaaaaaatgtaaaatataattTGAAAATCAAACTCTAAAATTGcgactttattttgaaaatgtcagataaaaaaaaacatttaaaaatcaaacCATAAAATTGTAACTATATTTTGAAAATATGTCAGATTGTACAAAATACCATTTTAAAACGAAACCATGAATTgtaactttattttgaaaatatgttaacactttttaaaatataatttgAAAATCAAACTCTAAAATTGcgactttattttgaaaatgtcagatttaaaaaaagtaccattttaaaatcaaactcTAAAATTgtaactttattttgaaaatatgtcaaaaatttttttaatataatttgaATATCAAACTCTAAAATTGTGACTATTTTGAAAatatgtcattaaaaaaaaatataaaattgtaactttattttgaaaatgtcagatttaaaaaaagtactattttaaaatcaaactttaaAATTGTGactattttgaaaatgtcattaaaaaaaacataaaattgtAACTTGAAaatatgtcaaaattatttaaaatattttaaaatccaAGTCTAAAATTgtagctttattttgaaaatatgccagatttaaaaaaataataaaataaaaccattttAAAACCACACCATCAAATTAGAACTTTATTGTATAGTTTTCCTCCACAGAAGTGAACCGGAGGggaagcagcaagaggggagtctgggtctggtccaggtccaggtccaggtctggttctggtctctctggtcctggaccaggtccaggtccaggtctggttcaggtccaggtctagtccaggtccaggtccaggtccgggtcacGTGACCCCCAGCGTTAGCTTCAGGTGCTCGTACAC includes the following:
- the uap1l1 gene encoding UDP-N-acetylhexosamine pyrophosphorylase-like protein 1, translating into MPSMPSLEQLQRGLEAAGQAHVLRFWPELGAEERAAFLRELGGLDLRGLREHCEGAARAAAAAAGEGSPGAGLDRSPDRDMEPIPPELVGGGEGSGDERSRWEEEGLLQISQGRVGVLLLAGGQGTRLGVSYPKGMYDVGLPSGKSLYQIQAERLRRVQQLAEERTGSRCRVPWYIMTSDFTLAATESFFQQNRYFGLEPANVVMFEQRMLPAVSLQGKLLLQGKGKVAMAPDGNGGLYQALADHQVLEDMKEKGVEFLQVYCVDNILVKMADPVFLGFCVSRGADCGAKVVRKRHPGEPVGVVCRVRGVPRVLEYSELRPETARLRGPEGQLLYGAGNICIHFFTRGFLQELAQKFLGRLDQHVALKKVPFLDDDGNLVTPGEPNGIKMEKFVFDVFPFSSNFVLFEAVREEEFSPLKNADGAAADTPTTARDSLLALHRRWLFAAGAALLDGPGDGPGDGEPPGTGEPPGNPPGTGEPPAAPSHSASSGGHAPAPGGHAPAPVEISPLVSYFGEGLEQLVGGRTLATPLILDEKKAEELRAT